A stretch of the Phyllopteryx taeniolatus isolate TA_2022b chromosome 5, UOR_Ptae_1.2, whole genome shotgun sequence genome encodes the following:
- the slc23a4 gene encoding xan_ur_permease domain-containing protein isoform X1, with translation MAPEKESNGLDNYTFALEGRFSDLPETKHGDEDSDTSMDEEGSKWAYCVTDVPPWYLCILLGIQHCLTAFGGIIAIPLILSQGLCLQHDGLTQSHLISTIFFVSGICTLLQVTFGIRLPILQGGTFTLLAPSMAMLSMPEWTCPAWTQNASLVNTSSSEFIEVWQTRMRALQGSIMVGSLLQVFIGFSGLIGIFMRFIGPLTIAPTISLIGLSLFDSAGASAGNHWGISTLTTALIIVFSQYLRHIPVSFPTFSKDKKLHSRRVYIFQILPVLLGISLSWLLCYILTVVSVLPSDPGQYGYLARTDLKGDIVGKAPWVTLPYPGQWGLPTVSVAGVLGIFAGVISSMIESVGDYHACARLSGAPPPPKHAINRGIGIEGLGCLLAGAWGTGNGTTSYSENVGALGITKVGSRTVIFAGSIFMIAMGVFGKVGAIFATIPSPVIGGMFMVMFGVISAAGISNLQYSDLNSSRNIFVFGFSMFSGLVIPNWVIKNPTAISTGVAEADQVLQVLLTTSMFVGGFFGFLLDNTIPGTKQERGILAWNKAHEDSSINTPDSGEVYDLPFGLSAYLSSFPWSRYLPFCPPFVPKVLDGCGDDNTTREPKKALGHSEPSQISIGIAL, from the exons ATGGCTCCAGAGAAGGAAAGTAATGGGCTTGACAACTACACATTTGCA CTTGAAGGGCGCTTCTCTGACCTAcctgaaacaaaacatggagaTGAAGACAGTGACACTTCCATGGACGAAGAGGGCAGCAAGTGGGCTTACTGCGTAACAGACGTACCACCTTGGTACTTGTGTATCCTTCTTGGTATTCAA CACTGCTTGACGGCATTTGGAGGTATTATTGCCATCCCATTGATCCTCTCGCAAGGCTTGTGTCTTCAACACGACGGCCTCACACAGAGTCACCTCATTAGCACCATCTTCTTCGTGTCTGGAATCTGCACTCTTCTGCAAGTCACATTTGGCATCCG ACTTCCCATTCTCCAAGGTGGGACATTCACATTGCTTGCACCGTCCATGGCAATGCTGTCCATGCCAGAGTGGACTTGTCCTGCTTGGACACAGAACGCAAGCCTCGTCAATACGTCTTCTAGTGAATTCATAGAAGTGTGGCAGACTAGAATGAGAGCA CTCCAGGGGTCCATTATGGTGGGCTCACTCTTACAGGTGTTTATTGGTTTCTCTGGCCTCATTGGCATCTTCATGCGTTTCATTGGACCTCTCACCATCGCCCCCACCATCTCTCTCATTGGACTGTCTCTTTTTGACTCCGCTGGCGCCAGTGCGGGGAACCACTGGGGAATTTCAACCTT AACCACTGCTCTGATCATCGTTTTCTCACAGTACCTTCGTCACATTCCTGTGTCTTTCCCAACATTCAGCAAGGATAAAAAACTCCACTCCAGACGTGTGTACATCTTCCAGATTCTCCCT GTTCTGCTCGGAATCTCCTTGTCCTGGCTCCTGTGCTATATTTTAACAGTCGTCAGTGTACTTCCCTCTGATCCAGGCCAGTATGGCTACCTAGCTCGTACTGATCTGAAAGGAGATATAGTGGGTAAAGCTCCTTGGGTCACGTTGCCCTATCCAG GTCAATGGGGGTTGCCCACTGTGAGCGTGGCAGGTGTACTTGGCATTTTTGCTGGTGTGATTTCATCAATGATAGAGTCTGTTGGGGATTACCATGCGTGTGCCAGGCTATCGGGGGCTCCGCCTCCACCGAAGCATGCAATCAACAGGGGGATTGGCATTGAGGGACTGGGGTGTCTGCTGGCTGGAGCCTGGGGCACAGGAAATGGTACCACCTCATACAGCGAAAATGTGGGAGCACTTGGTATCACTAAG GTTGGCAGTCGCACGGTGATTTTCGCTGGGAGTATTTTTATGATAGCTATGGGTGTGTTTGGCAAAGTGGGAGCCATATTTGCCACCATCCCGTCGCCTGTCATTGGAGGGATGTTCATGGTTATGTTCGGAGTCATTTCTGCTGCAGGAATTTCTAATCTCCAG tattcagATTTGAACTCCTCTCGCAACATCTTCGTGTTTGGCTTCTCCATGTTCTCGGGTCTGGTCATACCTAACTGGGTAATCAAGAACCCCACAGCTATTTCTACAG GTGTGGCTGAGGCAGACCAGGTGCTGCAAGTTCTTCTTACAACCAGCATGTTTGTTGGAGGCTTCTTTGGATTCTTACTAGACAACACAATTCCAG GCACAAAGCAGGAAAGAGGCATTCTGGCTTGGAACAAAGCTCACGAGGACAGTTCCATCAACACACCGGATAGTGGAGAAGTCTACGATCTTCCTTTTGGCCTGAGCGCTTACTTGTCTTCTTTTCCGTGGAGCCGTTACCTGCCATTCTGCCCACCTTTTGTGCCCAAAGTCCTTGATGGATGTGGAGATGACAATACCACTCGGGAACCAAAGAAGGCACTTGGACATTCAGAGCCATCACAAATTAGTATTGGAATCGCTCTTTAA
- the slc23a4 gene encoding xan_ur_permease domain-containing protein isoform X2: MAPEKESNGLDNYTFALEGRFSDLPETKHGDEDSDTSMDEEGSKWAYCVTDVPPWYLCILLGIQHCLTAFGGIIAIPLILSQGLCLQHDGLTQSHLISTIFFVSGICTLLQVTFGIRTTALIIVFSQYLRHIPVSFPTFSKDKKLHSRRVYIFQILPVLLGISLSWLLCYILTVVSVLPSDPGQYGYLARTDLKGDIVGKAPWVTLPYPGQWGLPTVSVAGVLGIFAGVISSMIESVGDYHACARLSGAPPPPKHAINRGIGIEGLGCLLAGAWGTGNGTTSYSENVGALGITKVGSRTVIFAGSIFMIAMGVFGKVGAIFATIPSPVIGGMFMVMFGVISAAGISNLQYSDLNSSRNIFVFGFSMFSGLVIPNWVIKNPTAISTGVAEADQVLQVLLTTSMFVGGFFGFLLDNTIPGTKQERGILAWNKAHEDSSINTPDSGEVYDLPFGLSAYLSSFPWSRYLPFCPPFVPKVLDGCGDDNTTREPKKALGHSEPSQISIGIAL; the protein is encoded by the exons ATGGCTCCAGAGAAGGAAAGTAATGGGCTTGACAACTACACATTTGCA CTTGAAGGGCGCTTCTCTGACCTAcctgaaacaaaacatggagaTGAAGACAGTGACACTTCCATGGACGAAGAGGGCAGCAAGTGGGCTTACTGCGTAACAGACGTACCACCTTGGTACTTGTGTATCCTTCTTGGTATTCAA CACTGCTTGACGGCATTTGGAGGTATTATTGCCATCCCATTGATCCTCTCGCAAGGCTTGTGTCTTCAACACGACGGCCTCACACAGAGTCACCTCATTAGCACCATCTTCTTCGTGTCTGGAATCTGCACTCTTCTGCAAGTCACATTTGGCATCCG AACCACTGCTCTGATCATCGTTTTCTCACAGTACCTTCGTCACATTCCTGTGTCTTTCCCAACATTCAGCAAGGATAAAAAACTCCACTCCAGACGTGTGTACATCTTCCAGATTCTCCCT GTTCTGCTCGGAATCTCCTTGTCCTGGCTCCTGTGCTATATTTTAACAGTCGTCAGTGTACTTCCCTCTGATCCAGGCCAGTATGGCTACCTAGCTCGTACTGATCTGAAAGGAGATATAGTGGGTAAAGCTCCTTGGGTCACGTTGCCCTATCCAG GTCAATGGGGGTTGCCCACTGTGAGCGTGGCAGGTGTACTTGGCATTTTTGCTGGTGTGATTTCATCAATGATAGAGTCTGTTGGGGATTACCATGCGTGTGCCAGGCTATCGGGGGCTCCGCCTCCACCGAAGCATGCAATCAACAGGGGGATTGGCATTGAGGGACTGGGGTGTCTGCTGGCTGGAGCCTGGGGCACAGGAAATGGTACCACCTCATACAGCGAAAATGTGGGAGCACTTGGTATCACTAAG GTTGGCAGTCGCACGGTGATTTTCGCTGGGAGTATTTTTATGATAGCTATGGGTGTGTTTGGCAAAGTGGGAGCCATATTTGCCACCATCCCGTCGCCTGTCATTGGAGGGATGTTCATGGTTATGTTCGGAGTCATTTCTGCTGCAGGAATTTCTAATCTCCAG tattcagATTTGAACTCCTCTCGCAACATCTTCGTGTTTGGCTTCTCCATGTTCTCGGGTCTGGTCATACCTAACTGGGTAATCAAGAACCCCACAGCTATTTCTACAG GTGTGGCTGAGGCAGACCAGGTGCTGCAAGTTCTTCTTACAACCAGCATGTTTGTTGGAGGCTTCTTTGGATTCTTACTAGACAACACAATTCCAG GCACAAAGCAGGAAAGAGGCATTCTGGCTTGGAACAAAGCTCACGAGGACAGTTCCATCAACACACCGGATAGTGGAGAAGTCTACGATCTTCCTTTTGGCCTGAGCGCTTACTTGTCTTCTTTTCCGTGGAGCCGTTACCTGCCATTCTGCCCACCTTTTGTGCCCAAAGTCCTTGATGGATGTGGAGATGACAATACCACTCGGGAACCAAAGAAGGCACTTGGACATTCAGAGCCATCACAAATTAGTATTGGAATCGCTCTTTAA